In one uncultured Methanoregula sp. genomic region, the following are encoded:
- a CDS encoding FprA family A-type flavoprotein gives MVSRVIVPGIYWVGALDFDRRIFDELIPLPEGTSYNSYLIRGSEKTALIDTVDPSKEFELISNIVKLGIERIDYVVINHAEQDHSGSLPMVLEFFPDAVVVTNEKCRDLLVALLHILPDRFRIIKDGETLSLGDRTLQFLITPWTHWPETQLTYLREDKILFPCDLFGYHQATSDLFVTDTAQAYRSAKRYYAEIMMPFRGSIRGYIERVRELPLEMIAPSHGPIHRSPAFILDAYADWVSDAVKNEVVIPYVSMHGSTQKMVEHLEEALIARGINVRPFNLTHTDIGELALALVDTATVVVATPTVLFGPHPQVVYATYLANMLKPKVRFASVIGSFGWGGKSADMIVKMLDHVKVEVLEPVIVKGQPDEAAMQAIDRLADEILKKHKEINLL, from the coding sequence ATGGTTTCCCGTGTTATCGTCCCCGGCATTTACTGGGTAGGTGCACTCGATTTTGACCGGAGGATCTTTGACGAGCTGATCCCCCTTCCCGAAGGAACGAGTTATAACTCGTACCTCATCAGGGGCAGCGAAAAGACTGCACTCATCGACACGGTCGATCCCTCGAAGGAGTTCGAACTGATCTCGAATATCGTCAAACTGGGGATCGAGCGGATCGATTACGTTGTCATCAACCATGCAGAGCAGGACCATTCCGGTTCCCTGCCCATGGTCCTCGAGTTCTTCCCGGATGCGGTCGTTGTCACCAATGAGAAATGCAGGGATCTCCTCGTAGCCCTGCTGCATATCCTTCCCGACAGGTTCCGAATCATCAAAGACGGGGAGACCCTCTCCCTTGGCGACCGGACGCTTCAGTTCCTCATCACGCCATGGACCCACTGGCCCGAGACCCAGCTGACCTACCTCCGCGAGGACAAGATCCTCTTCCCATGCGATCTCTTCGGCTATCACCAGGCAACAAGTGATCTCTTCGTGACTGATACCGCACAGGCATACCGGTCTGCGAAACGGTATTACGCCGAGATCATGATGCCGTTCCGTGGCAGTATCAGGGGGTATATCGAACGCGTCAGGGAACTTCCCCTGGAAATGATAGCACCCAGCCACGGCCCCATCCACCGGTCTCCCGCGTTCATCCTTGATGCTTACGCTGACTGGGTTTCCGATGCTGTTAAGAATGAAGTGGTGATCCCGTACGTCTCCATGCACGGGAGCACCCAGAAGATGGTGGAACACCTGGAGGAAGCACTCATTGCCCGGGGTATCAACGTCCGACCCTTCAACCTGACCCACACCGATATCGGGGAACTTGCACTCGCGCTGGTCGATACAGCGACCGTGGTTGTTGCAACGCCAACCGTTCTCTTCGGTCCGCACCCGCAGGTTGTGTATGCCACATACCTGGCCAACATGCTCAAACCCAAGGTACGGTTTGCATCGGTGATCGGATCGTTCGGCTGGGGCGGCAAGTCTGCTGACATGATCGTCAAAATGCTCGACCATGTCAAGGTCGAGGTACTGGAACCGGTCATTGTCAAGGGACAGCCTGACGAAGCCGCGATGCAGGCCATTGACCGGCTGGCTGACGAAATATTAAAAAAGCATAAGGAGATCAACCTACTCTAA
- a CDS encoding desulfoferrodoxin: MTKLFEVYKCEVCGNITKVVHASGGTMVCCGKPMTLQVEKTADAGKEKHVPVIEKSSKGIIVKVGSIPHPMEEKHYIEWVEVRHGENVFIRGFKPGEKPEAEFCIADVNVRAREYCSVHGLWTNKA; the protein is encoded by the coding sequence ATGACAAAACTGTTTGAAGTATACAAGTGCGAAGTGTGCGGGAACATCACAAAAGTGGTCCACGCCTCCGGGGGAACCATGGTCTGCTGCGGCAAGCCCATGACCCTCCAGGTTGAGAAAACTGCGGATGCCGGAAAAGAAAAACACGTCCCGGTCATCGAGAAATCTTCCAAAGGTATCATCGTGAAAGTCGGTTCCATCCCCCATCCCATGGAAGAGAAGCACTACATCGAATGGGTCGAAGTCAGGCACGGAGAGAATGTCTTTATCCGGGGATTCAAACCCGGTGAGAAACCCGAAGCCGAGTTCTGCATTGCGGATGTGAACGTCAGGGCTAGGGAATACTGCAGCGTCCACGGGCTCTGGACCAACAAGGCATAA